TGGAAATTGCAACCACAGTGTCTACCGCAGCTGAACAAGTTTCGGCAACCGCTTATTCACTTAGCCAAGGAGCGAGCGAACAGGCAGCATCCATTGAAGAATCAACTGCCTCTATAGAAGAAATGTCATCTTCTGTAACTCAAAACTCACAAGCAGCTATAGAAACAAATGAAATTGCATCTAATTCAGCGAAGGAAACAACCAAGGGGAGAGAATCCGTTTTCAAAACTTTGGATGCAATGAAAAACATTTCATCTAAAATCAAAATTATTGAAGAAATTGCCTATCAGACCAACTTACTCGCGCTAAATGCAGCAATTGAAGCAGCACGGGCAGGAAAACATGGAAAAGGTTTTGCCGTTGTGGCAGATGAAGTACGAAAACTGGCAGAGAGAAGCCAAGTGGCCGCACAAGAAATCAACCAATTGTCATTTAACAGTGTATCTCTTGCCGAAGAAGCGGGAAAAGTCATCGAAGAAATTGTTCCAAGCATTGGTAAAACTGCAGAACTAGTCTCCTCAATTGCAGATGCGTCGAGAGAACAATCTGCAGGCATCAATCAAATTTCCTTGGCAATGACTCAGATGGACCAGACAACACAAATTGCTGCCTCATCTTCAGAAGAATTAGCTGCTACATCAAATGAACTAAAAGAACAATCTGGTCACCTAATGGAAATCATGGGAACACTTGTAAAAATAGATAAAGATAAAATTGCTTTATCGAAACAAAGGAAAAATATTACGAACAAACCTGGTGATCTTAAAAACATCGCTGCAGAATTTGGGAAAAACAATAAAACCTCAAATGGTTTTGGTTCGGGGAATGAACATATCTCTCTGACTGAAAAATTTTGAGATAAGTCATGGGAAGAGAACAACTCTTACTCGATTTCATCCCTGAAGGTTTTGAACTCATAGAAGTTTGCGAATCAGCAATCCTTTCTATAGAAGAAATCAATGACCAATCAGGGGAGTATGACGAAGACCTGATCAACAATTTGTTCCGGGCAGTTCATACCTTCAAAGGCTCAACTGGCTTACTAAAGTTAGAAAGTTTGGTTAAAATTTCTCACGAAGCAGAAACCTTAATGGATATTTTGCGCAAAGAAAAAAAACTACCGAGTGACGATATTTGCCAAGTACTCATCAATACTTGTGATCAGTTGAGAAGGCTTTTACATAAAGTAGATGAAACAAAATCGAATCCTGAATTAGATGATGAATCAGAAGCAATCATTGAAGTTTTAAGACGAGAAATCAAACAATTAGATTCAGAAACTCTGGAAGCAGAAATCGTTAACCCGCCGTTAAAGAAAAAAAGTTTTGAAATATTTGGTGAAGTTGAACCAAAAACAGAATCACAGGTGACCCAGAAAAAACCTGCATTTGAAATTTTCGGTGACTCCTCAGATCAGCATCTAAACGAATCAAAAATTA
This genomic stretch from Leptospira harrisiae harbors:
- a CDS encoding HAMP domain-containing methyl-accepting chemotaxis protein codes for the protein MLNLKAMTVKGKLILGFSLLILFIGIGTGSGIYGVNIFNNKVTDIVLIYSPKVQLSEKIRAKFLWITRAEKNLILDQTVELMNKRLSDKARYTEELMSYIAELEKLSNQNDKKKLQELKAAFKEYSDAFELVKVVALKNLTQQAQDISNGKGRPAADKFDKIADEIAETVTDEINEANRLTDEYYKSIFIFMATLFVVSAVVSILIAAWIIVSITKALNSAVEIATTVSTAAEQVSATAYSLSQGASEQAASIEESTASIEEMSSSVTQNSQAAIETNEIASNSAKETTKGRESVFKTLDAMKNISSKIKIIEEIAYQTNLLALNAAIEAARAGKHGKGFAVVADEVRKLAERSQVAAQEINQLSFNSVSLAEEAGKVIEEIVPSIGKTAELVSSIADASREQSAGINQISLAMTQMDQTTQIAASSSEELAATSNELKEQSGHLMEIMGTLVKIDKDKIALSKQRKNITNKPGDLKNIAAEFGKNNKTSNGFGSGNEHISLTEKF